One stretch of Pseudovibrio brasiliensis DNA includes these proteins:
- a CDS encoding DUF2798 domain-containing protein yields the protein MNVSPRTYGYLLRISISFFMSLLMSFAMLVLNLGFVENFMALWFKSFSVAFALAVVISSLVFPFVTVLLSKVVRVCDEPAKLREAPEGC from the coding sequence ATGAATGTTTCCCCACGAACCTATGGCTACCTGCTGCGGATCAGCATTTCCTTCTTTATGAGTCTGCTGATGTCCTTTGCCATGCTGGTTCTCAACCTCGGGTTCGTCGAAAATTTTATGGCCCTGTGGTTCAAGTCCTTTTCCGTCGCGTTTGCACTGGCCGTGGTCATCAGCTCGCTGGTCTTCCCGTTTGTAACTGTGCTGCTGTCCAAAGTCGTGCGTGTTTGCGACGAACCTGCTAAGCTGCGTGAAGCACCAGAAGGCTGCTGA
- a CDS encoding DMT family transporter produces MAQFLSKRNMGIALTILSTLIFAMQDAITKQLVSDHPVWFIMMVRFWVLLAIAVGWAMISEQGLYNVVRTKRPVLQIFRGLLLFAEICLITFAFSMLGLADVTAIFQAHPLIVTGLAAVFLGETVGWRRITAMVCGMAGLLIMLQPDGNIGGWGAVVALAASVSFALYQLFTRLASQDDSALTSFLYVGIVGAVLSTIIGSQHMMAFDEVEWVLLLGICATGTSAHFLLMKALSLAQASDIQPFNYLQLVWSIPIGFLVFSDLPVWSTILGAIIVVGAGLFSLSRQRIRDAEKAAAVEPEAAEKVAVRAD; encoded by the coding sequence ATGGCTCAGTTCCTCAGTAAGCGAAACATGGGTATCGCGCTTACAATCCTGTCTACGCTCATCTTCGCGATGCAGGATGCGATCACCAAGCAGCTGGTGTCAGATCATCCGGTCTGGTTCATCATGATGGTGCGTTTCTGGGTGTTGCTGGCGATTGCTGTTGGTTGGGCCATGATCAGCGAGCAGGGGCTTTACAACGTGGTGCGCACAAAACGCCCGGTCCTGCAAATCTTCCGTGGCCTGCTGCTGTTTGCCGAAATCTGCCTGATCACCTTTGCCTTCAGCATGCTGGGGCTGGCGGATGTGACTGCAATCTTTCAGGCCCACCCGTTGATCGTCACCGGCCTTGCTGCTGTGTTTCTGGGTGAAACCGTTGGTTGGCGCCGCATTACAGCAATGGTCTGCGGCATGGCTGGCCTGCTGATCATGCTGCAGCCGGATGGCAACATCGGTGGCTGGGGCGCTGTTGTGGCTTTGGCCGCTTCCGTCAGCTTCGCGCTCTACCAGCTGTTCACGCGCCTTGCGAGCCAGGACGACAGCGCGCTGACTTCGTTCCTTTACGTGGGCATTGTGGGCGCGGTGCTTTCCACCATCATCGGCTCCCAGCACATGATGGCGTTTGATGAGGTGGAATGGGTTCTGCTGCTCGGCATCTGTGCCACCGGAACCTCCGCGCACTTCCTGCTGATGAAGGCTCTCTCGCTGGCACAGGCGAGCGATATCCAGCCGTTCAACTATCTGCAGCTCGTCTGGTCCATTCCAATCGGCTTCCTCGTGTTCTCCGATCTGCCGGTCTGGAGCACCATTCTGGGCGCAATCATCGTTGTAGGTGCTGGCCTGTTCTCTCTCTCCCGCCAGCGTATCCGCGACGCAGAAAAGGCTGCTGCTGTCGAACCGGAAGCAGCTGAGAAGGTGGCTGTCAGAGCTGACTAG
- a CDS encoding formyltransferase family protein: MQICLISNASVYTDAALHSLLAHPEIKIAGLVKCTSVVGKRDDWRAYKDLILRSGPLYAGYLGAVTKPAYRLPHVPKWKSMSVWAHSLQCPILRTTDVSAPQTLDFIESCQPDMILTVHLGQILNAAFYERFAGNTYNIHPGKLPIYKGPDPVFHAIMENEQAFTVSLHESIQRVDAGKVLAEKTVVPTRRTLFRTNLELFSKAGQLVGSHFLGKNDCKPVPDDRAPRYRSWPTNGEVLRFLARGHRL, translated from the coding sequence GTGCAGATCTGTCTCATTTCCAATGCGAGTGTCTACACAGATGCTGCCTTGCATTCATTGCTGGCACACCCTGAGATCAAGATCGCAGGATTGGTGAAGTGCACCTCTGTCGTTGGCAAACGGGATGACTGGCGGGCTTACAAAGATCTGATCCTTCGCTCAGGTCCGCTATATGCAGGCTATCTGGGTGCAGTGACCAAGCCAGCCTATCGCTTGCCTCACGTCCCCAAATGGAAAAGCATGAGCGTGTGGGCGCATAGCCTGCAATGCCCTATCCTGCGTACGACGGATGTAAGTGCACCGCAAACATTGGATTTCATTGAAAGCTGCCAGCCGGACATGATCCTCACAGTGCATCTGGGGCAAATCCTGAATGCCGCGTTTTATGAGCGGTTCGCGGGTAACACCTACAACATCCACCCGGGCAAACTGCCGATCTATAAAGGACCGGATCCGGTCTTTCATGCCATCATGGAAAATGAGCAGGCCTTTACTGTGAGCCTGCATGAGAGCATTCAGAGAGTTGATGCGGGCAAGGTGCTGGCGGAAAAGACTGTGGTGCCTACGAGGCGAACGCTCTTCCGCACCAATCTGGAGCTTTTCAGCAAAGCGGGGCAATTGGTCGGCTCGCATTTTCTTGGTAAGAATGATTGCAAGCCTGTGCCGGATGACAGGGCCCCGCGATATCGCAGCTGGCCCACCAATGGTGAGGTTCTGCGTTTTCTGGCGCGAGGCCACAGGCTCTAA
- a CDS encoding capsular biosynthesis protein, producing MTSENNRCILLLQGPLSRYYARTAHHLEQLGAMTLKVHFCGSDVHDWEQTDSIHFAEPEENWELFLEALIVAHGVTDILLHGDRRYYHKVAIGVAKRLDVNIIATELGYLRPDWMTVEFGGCSALSHFPQSKQELMALETSAQEDSNSVVYPGSYKQIVLQELGFTFYNALHARKFPHYRNHRTEPRTQVYGGWLKARMQAKKRRQEAEVIWEQLKQSGTPYYLFALQLNGDFQIRDHSPFGSIYEAIEKVIASFARDAPDGTLLLFKSHPLEYRFKDLSRAIVEASRTHGVEGRTQLIHGRTIKELAEPSLGMLTINSSAGIEALEYGVPTCCILPTIYDMDGLTHQGDWEEFWRSATPPEPDVFRKFVEALKATIQVRGTLYNAEGLEAAAKGTAEKILSTAYAEQRLKRMEPPRMAKARKMGVTYDHFM from the coding sequence ATGACTTCAGAAAACAACCGCTGCATTTTGCTACTGCAAGGGCCTCTTTCCAGATACTACGCACGCACAGCGCACCATCTGGAGCAACTGGGTGCGATGACGCTGAAGGTGCATTTTTGCGGCAGTGATGTGCATGACTGGGAGCAGACTGACTCCATCCATTTTGCAGAGCCGGAAGAGAACTGGGAGCTGTTTCTGGAAGCGCTTATCGTTGCGCATGGCGTGACGGACATTCTGTTGCATGGAGATCGCCGCTACTATCACAAGGTGGCTATTGGCGTTGCCAAGCGGCTGGATGTGAACATCATCGCCACCGAGCTAGGCTATCTGCGCCCTGACTGGATGACGGTGGAGTTTGGCGGCTGTTCCGCACTCTCGCACTTCCCGCAGAGCAAGCAGGAGTTGATGGCGTTGGAAACGTCTGCGCAGGAGGACAGCAACTCCGTTGTGTATCCGGGCAGTTATAAGCAGATTGTATTGCAGGAGCTGGGGTTCACCTTCTACAACGCCCTACACGCCCGAAAGTTTCCGCATTACCGCAATCACCGCACGGAACCGCGCACGCAAGTTTATGGTGGCTGGCTGAAGGCCCGGATGCAGGCCAAGAAGCGGCGGCAGGAAGCTGAGGTGATCTGGGAGCAGCTGAAGCAAAGCGGCACGCCTTATTACCTGTTCGCACTGCAGCTGAATGGGGATTTTCAGATCAGAGACCACTCCCCGTTTGGCAGCATCTATGAGGCGATTGAGAAAGTCATCGCTTCCTTTGCACGCGATGCGCCGGATGGGACGCTGCTACTGTTCAAAAGCCATCCGCTGGAGTACCGCTTCAAGGATCTCTCCCGCGCTATCGTTGAGGCAAGCCGCACGCATGGGGTTGAGGGTCGGACCCAGCTCATTCATGGGCGGACGATCAAAGAGCTGGCAGAACCATCCCTTGGAATGCTGACCATCAACAGCTCAGCAGGCATTGAAGCGCTGGAGTATGGCGTCCCGACCTGCTGCATTCTGCCAACCATTTACGACATGGATGGCCTGACTCATCAGGGTGACTGGGAAGAATTCTGGCGCTCCGCGACGCCGCCAGAGCCGGATGTGTTCCGCAAGTTTGTGGAGGCACTCAAAGCCACCATTCAGGTGCGCGGCACGCTTTATAACGCGGAGGGGCTGGAGGCTGCTGCGAAGGGAACAGCAGAGAAGATCCTCTCAACCGCCTATGCTGAGCAACGTTTGAAGCGCATGGAGCCACCACGCATGGCCAAAGCGCGGAAGATGGGCGTAACCTACGATCACTTTATGTAG
- a CDS encoding capsule biosynthesis protein, which translates to MSGRSVLILQSHPSGFCRALVKEFEALGIAYTVVNFSLSDWYFRVGLGAKNYWGRLKNWRARLEKLIDEKGVTDILYYADRRPYHRVAHDVAMRRGINTFAYEFGYMRPDWITLERGGMGVYSHFPNDPAQIQKCAADLPDLRAAGRFPHAFLQEATNEVICNLIPVFFPYLYPFYQRDRYYHPFRDYFSYIPRLMRQKRLGVEAEETIARLVEERANYFVVPMQMQGDYQIRHHSHYKHLSSFIRELFSTFAESAPADNKLVFKLHPFDNNVENWPQVIRDVAAEFGCQDRTIIIDGGNLRELLKHSRGCVLVNSTVGMESLSIGVPVKAMGTAVYDIAGLTDQRSLGDFWKEPFKPNADLYHDLEKLMGHTIQVRGSFFNPEGRQLAAKEFMKRILNDGVNGHGAYVETPPRLAQAKAAGTPIPDDCYWSDK; encoded by the coding sequence ATGTCAGGGCGGTCGGTTCTTATTTTGCAGTCTCATCCATCCGGGTTTTGTCGGGCGTTGGTGAAGGAATTTGAGGCGCTAGGCATTGCTTATACTGTTGTCAATTTTTCATTGAGTGACTGGTACTTTCGTGTTGGGTTGGGCGCGAAGAATTATTGGGGGCGGTTGAAGAACTGGCGCGCCAGGCTTGAGAAGCTGATTGATGAGAAGGGGGTGACGGACATCCTCTATTATGCGGATCGTCGGCCTTATCATCGTGTTGCGCATGATGTTGCCATGAGGCGCGGCATCAACACTTTTGCCTATGAATTTGGATATATGCGACCGGACTGGATCACGCTGGAGCGTGGTGGGATGGGCGTCTACTCTCACTTCCCCAATGATCCTGCACAGATCCAGAAATGCGCGGCTGATCTGCCGGACCTTCGGGCGGCGGGGCGGTTTCCGCATGCCTTTTTGCAGGAAGCGACCAATGAGGTGATTTGTAACCTCATTCCGGTGTTCTTTCCTTACCTCTACCCATTTTATCAGCGTGATCGGTATTACCATCCGTTCCGTGATTACTTCAGTTACATACCGCGGTTGATGCGTCAGAAGCGGCTTGGCGTAGAAGCGGAAGAGACTATTGCACGGCTTGTTGAGGAGCGCGCCAACTACTTTGTGGTTCCCATGCAGATGCAGGGGGATTATCAGATCCGGCACCACTCACACTACAAGCACCTTTCCAGCTTTATTCGGGAGCTTTTCAGCACGTTTGCGGAAAGTGCGCCTGCTGACAACAAGCTGGTGTTCAAGCTTCATCCGTTTGACAACAACGTGGAGAACTGGCCGCAGGTTATCCGTGATGTTGCAGCGGAGTTTGGATGTCAGGACCGGACTATTATCATTGATGGCGGGAACCTGAGAGAACTGCTCAAGCATTCCCGTGGCTGTGTGCTGGTGAACAGTACGGTGGGCATGGAATCTCTCAGTATTGGGGTGCCAGTGAAAGCGATGGGCACCGCTGTCTATGATATTGCCGGATTGACGGATCAGCGCTCTTTGGGTGACTTTTGGAAGGAACCTTTCAAGCCGAATGCTGACCTTTATCACGATCTGGAAAAGCTCATGGGACATACCATTCAGGTGCGTGGAAGCTTTTTCAATCCCGAAGGCCGGCAGCTGGCTGCAAAAGAGTTTATGAAACGCATATTGAATGACGGCGTCAACGGGCATGGCGCTTATGTTGAAACACCGCCGCGTCTGGCGCAGGCCAAGGCGGCGGGTACTCCTATTCCAGATGATTGTTACTGGAGTGACAAATGA
- a CDS encoding ABC transporter ATP-binding protein → MIEFRDVRKTYRLKGVTKTILSGLTARFPKGKNIGILGHNGAGKSTLMRLIAGAELPDSGQIKRNVNISWPLGFGGGFAGQMTGIENVRFVARMYGEDTERMVEFVEDFSELGPSMTLPIQTYSSGMRARLAFGISMAINFKCYLIDEVTAVGDARFKRKCDEVFQTKLKHANIIMISHSEATIKKLCDTACLLHEGNLTMYDSIDEALAVHRENQLK, encoded by the coding sequence ATGATTGAGTTTCGCGATGTACGTAAGACTTACCGTCTTAAGGGTGTCACCAAAACTATTTTAAGTGGTTTAACAGCCCGTTTCCCGAAGGGAAAGAATATCGGAATATTGGGTCATAATGGAGCCGGTAAGTCAACTCTAATGCGTCTAATTGCGGGTGCTGAGTTACCAGATAGTGGACAAATTAAACGCAACGTAAATATTTCTTGGCCGCTTGGTTTTGGTGGTGGTTTTGCAGGTCAAATGACAGGAATCGAAAACGTACGTTTTGTAGCGCGCATGTATGGTGAAGATACAGAAAGAATGGTGGAGTTTGTAGAAGATTTCTCCGAGCTTGGACCGTCAATGACTTTACCTATTCAAACATACTCGAGTGGTATGAGAGCACGTTTAGCCTTCGGAATAAGCATGGCTATAAATTTTAAATGTTATTTAATTGATGAAGTTACAGCTGTAGGAGATGCTCGCTTTAAGCGGAAGTGCGATGAAGTATTTCAAACAAAACTGAAACACGCAAACATTATTATGATTTCTCATTCAGAAGCTACAATAAAAAAACTCTGTGACACTGCATGTTTGCTTCATGAGGGTAATCTCACTATGTATGATTCAATTGATGAAGCACTGGCTGTGCATCGGGAGAACCAGCTTAAGTAG
- a CDS encoding ABC transporter permease, with amino-acid sequence MESVVSTQVRVIGALVLRETRTAFGNTQLGYLWAIVNPALGTLLLVLIFSTVGRSPAFGTSFALFFASGLLPFQTYSKLSGSLMTAVNSSKGLLSYPLVNQTDILISKYILILLTYLVILIVFFSTIIWTDDAPFPVHIEECALAFFMLTLLGLGAGVTNAVLFRLWPTWKQLEAIISRPLFFLSGIFYVPSDFPTNIVKLLAWNPILHGVEWFRVGYYGNYHSVVLDKSYLIIWITTLILVGFYGERLYRKKSN; translated from the coding sequence ATGGAAAGTGTAGTTTCAACGCAAGTGAGAGTAATTGGGGCTCTTGTTCTACGAGAAACAAGAACAGCTTTCGGAAATACTCAACTTGGTTACTTGTGGGCGATCGTAAATCCGGCTCTTGGCACACTGCTGTTGGTTTTAATTTTCTCCACCGTTGGTAGATCACCTGCGTTTGGAACTAGTTTCGCTTTATTTTTTGCGAGCGGACTTTTGCCTTTCCAGACATACTCGAAGCTTTCCGGATCATTAATGACAGCAGTTAACTCTAGCAAAGGATTGCTCAGCTACCCTCTGGTGAACCAGACTGACATTTTGATATCGAAGTACATATTAATATTGCTTACTTACCTTGTAATATTGATTGTCTTTTTTTCGACAATTATATGGACAGACGATGCCCCCTTCCCGGTTCACATCGAAGAATGCGCCCTAGCATTCTTTATGCTAACCTTACTTGGTTTAGGCGCTGGCGTAACGAATGCTGTATTGTTTAGACTCTGGCCGACTTGGAAGCAACTCGAAGCAATAATAAGTCGACCTTTATTTTTCTTGTCTGGCATTTTTTACGTTCCTAGCGACTTTCCAACTAACATTGTAAAGTTACTCGCGTGGAATCCGATACTTCACGGTGTCGAATGGTTCCGCGTTGGTTATTATGGAAACTACCACAGCGTAGTTCTTGATAAATCATACCTAATAATATGGATTACAACTCTTATACTGGTCGGATTCTATGGAGAACGCCTGTACAGAAAGAAATCTAATTAA